The proteins below are encoded in one region of Paenibacillus albus:
- a CDS encoding Glu/Leu/Phe/Val family dehydrogenase produces MPEVKEKENVDVLARTQQVIETALTKLGYDSAYQELLKEPLRLLTVRIPVKMDDGKVKVFTGYRAQHSDAVGPTKGGVRFHPDVTVEEVKALSMWMSIKCGLTNLPYGGGKGGIECDPRTMSLGELERLSRGYVRAISQIVGPSKDIPAPDVFTNAQIMAWMMDEYSRIREFDSPGFITGKPLVLGGSIGRESSTAQGVSIVLHEAAAVLGIPIEGARIIIQGFGNAGSYLAKFLHDAGARVVGISDAAGALYNPNGLDIEYLMERRDSFGCVTNLFPNRMTNEELLIQDCDILIPAAIENQITEDNAYLIKAKLLVEAANGPTTQGATEILTKRGIMIVPDVLASAGGVVVSYFEWVQNNQGFYWTEEEVNMRLKKILVDAFNNVYQTALEKKTDMRLSAYMVGLKRTAEAMKWRGWV; encoded by the coding sequence ATGCCAGAAGTCAAAGAAAAAGAAAATGTCGATGTACTCGCAAGAACGCAGCAAGTCATTGAAACGGCTTTAACTAAGCTTGGTTATGACAGCGCTTACCAGGAGCTGCTGAAGGAGCCTCTGCGACTTTTGACGGTACGAATCCCGGTTAAGATGGACGATGGCAAAGTGAAGGTGTTTACCGGCTACCGCGCTCAGCATAGTGACGCTGTCGGTCCGACGAAGGGCGGCGTTCGGTTCCACCCGGATGTCACGGTCGAAGAAGTGAAAGCGCTCTCGATGTGGATGAGCATCAAATGCGGCTTGACGAATTTGCCCTATGGCGGGGGCAAAGGCGGCATTGAGTGCGATCCGCGCACGATGTCTCTTGGCGAGCTTGAACGGCTAAGCCGAGGCTATGTGCGTGCCATTAGCCAGATCGTTGGCCCGTCAAAGGACATTCCAGCGCCGGATGTGTTCACGAATGCGCAGATTATGGCGTGGATGATGGACGAGTACAGCCGGATTCGCGAGTTCGATTCGCCAGGCTTTATCACAGGCAAGCCGCTCGTGCTCGGCGGTTCGATTGGCCGCGAATCCTCGACGGCTCAAGGGGTGAGCATCGTTCTGCATGAAGCGGCGGCTGTTCTCGGCATTCCGATTGAGGGCGCTCGCATTATCATTCAAGGCTTCGGCAACGCAGGCAGCTACTTGGCGAAGTTCCTTCATGATGCAGGCGCCAGGGTAGTAGGCATCTCGGATGCGGCCGGGGCGCTGTACAATCCGAATGGACTCGATATCGAATATTTGATGGAGCGGAGAGATTCATTCGGCTGTGTAACGAACCTATTTCCGAACCGAATGACAAATGAGGAATTATTGATACAAGATTGCGATATCCTAATTCCAGCAGCTATTGAGAACCAGATCACCGAAGATAACGCGTACTTGATAAAAGCAAAGCTGCTCGTTGAGGCTGCGAACGGACCAACGACTCAAGGAGCGACAGAGATTTTGACCAAACGTGGAATTATGATTGTACCGGACGTGCTTGCGAGCGCTGGCGGCGTAGTCGTGTCTTACTTTGAATGGGTACAGAACAACCAAGGGTTCTATTGGACGGAAGAAGAAGTGAACATGAGGCTGAAGAAAATTCTCGTCGACGCTTTCAATAACGTGTACCAAACTGCGCTTGAGAAGAAGACAGACATGCGTCTGTCTGCATATATGGTTGGATTGAAGCGCACGGCTGAAGCTATGAAATGGCGGGGGTGGGTCTAA
- the pruA gene encoding L-glutamate gamma-semialdehyde dehydrogenase encodes MTTTPYTQVKPYANEPFTNFTLEENKQAIQAAIAKVKTELGRNYPLTIGGEKIETEVKITSINPGNVDEVIGYVSKADQQLAEQAMQAALLTFETWKKVPARERAEYLFQAAKLMRERKHEFSALMMLESGKNYVEADVDTAEAIDFLEFYAREAIRLSKVEETLPLTKIPGEDNHVTYIPLGVGIVIPPWNFPLAICVGMTAAAVVSGNTVLLKPASTTPVIAHKFMALMEEVGLPAGVINFIPGSGAEVGDYLTTHPKTRFISFTGSKEVGLRINKLAADTVPGQIWIKRVIAEMGGKDGIVVDETADLEAAATAIVAAAFGFQGQKCSAGSRAIIVESVYDQVAERVTELTKQLQVGPQEDNFAAGPVIDKTSYERILDYIEVGKQEGTLLAGGDKAEGNGYYIQPTVFGDVGGKARIMQEEIFGPVLALAKAKDWQEAIAMYNDTEFGLTGSYFSTDEARIEVALETVHCGNLYINRKCTGALVGVHPFGGFNMSGTDSKAGGYDYLMLFSQAKLTSRKM; translated from the coding sequence ATGACAACAACACCTTACACACAAGTGAAACCATATGCGAATGAGCCGTTTACGAACTTTACTCTAGAAGAGAATAAGCAAGCCATTCAAGCAGCGATTGCAAAAGTAAAGACGGAGCTTGGCCGCAACTACCCGCTTACGATCGGCGGCGAGAAGATCGAGACTGAAGTGAAAATTACGTCGATCAACCCCGGCAATGTTGACGAAGTTATCGGCTATGTGAGCAAAGCGGATCAGCAGCTGGCTGAGCAAGCGATGCAGGCAGCACTCTTGACGTTCGAGACTTGGAAGAAAGTGCCTGCTCGCGAGCGCGCAGAATATCTGTTCCAAGCTGCGAAGCTGATGCGCGAGCGCAAGCATGAATTCTCCGCACTCATGATGCTCGAATCCGGCAAGAACTATGTAGAGGCTGACGTTGATACAGCAGAAGCGATTGACTTCTTGGAGTTCTATGCACGTGAAGCGATTCGTCTGAGCAAGGTCGAAGAGACGCTGCCTCTAACCAAGATTCCAGGCGAAGACAATCACGTTACTTATATTCCGCTTGGTGTAGGCATTGTAATTCCACCATGGAATTTCCCGCTTGCGATCTGTGTCGGCATGACAGCAGCAGCAGTTGTATCGGGCAACACGGTATTGCTGAAGCCGGCTTCGACAACTCCGGTTATCGCACATAAATTTATGGCTTTGATGGAAGAAGTCGGCTTGCCGGCAGGCGTTATCAACTTCATTCCAGGCAGCGGCGCAGAGGTCGGTGATTACTTGACCACGCATCCGAAGACGCGCTTCATTAGCTTCACAGGCTCCAAAGAAGTTGGTCTTCGCATTAACAAGCTAGCGGCAGATACGGTTCCAGGTCAAATTTGGATCAAACGCGTCATCGCAGAGATGGGCGGCAAAGACGGTATCGTCGTTGACGAAACGGCAGATCTTGAAGCAGCAGCAACAGCGATCGTTGCAGCGGCATTCGGCTTCCAAGGTCAGAAGTGCTCAGCAGGCTCTCGTGCAATCATCGTAGAATCGGTCTATGATCAAGTTGCTGAGCGTGTTACGGAATTGACGAAGCAGCTTCAAGTTGGACCGCAAGAAGATAATTTTGCAGCAGGTCCGGTCATCGATAAAACCTCATATGAGCGCATTCTTGACTATATCGAAGTCGGCAAGCAGGAAGGTACGCTTCTCGCAGGTGGCGACAAAGCGGAAGGCAATGGCTACTACATCCAGCCAACTGTATTCGGTGATGTAGGCGGCAAGGCGCGCATCATGCAGGAAGAGATATTCGGACCTGTACTTGCGCTTGCAAAAGCTAAGGATTGGCAAGAAGCGATCGCAATGTACAACGATACCGAGTTCGGCCTGACAGGTTCGTATTTCTCGACGGACGAAGCGCGCATCGAAGTAGCTCTTGAGACTGTACACTGCGGCAACTTGTATATTAACCGTAAGTGCACAGGCGCACTTGTAGGCGTTCACCCGTTCGGCGGATTCAATATGTCCGGTACGGATTCCAAAGCAGGCGGTTATGATTATTTGATGCTCTTCTCACAAGCGAAACTGACTTCCCGCAAAATGTAA
- a CDS encoding proline dehydrogenase family protein encodes MEMMLRNMFQALGKSRSANRLAKKYGLRFGAARFVAGETIKQSIEAVSKLNADGRVATLDHLGEFVFSEAEAAESADMCIQTLDAIASSGVQSNMSLKMTSLGLDISKELCVSNMRRILNRAKMHNNFVRIDMEDYAHCQVSLDIYRELRQEFDNVGIVIQAYLFRTEQDIADLNELKANLRLVKGAYKESPEVAFPEKKDVDENLKRIIKQHLLNGNYTAVASHDEAIINYTKALVQEHGIAKDRFEFQMLYGICEDLQKQLTEEGYKVRVYVPYGVDWFGYFMRRLAERPANVWFVLKNMFK; translated from the coding sequence ATGGAAATGATGCTACGCAACATGTTTCAAGCGCTGGGCAAGAGCCGGTCAGCGAACCGACTTGCCAAGAAATACGGCCTGCGCTTTGGCGCAGCACGTTTCGTTGCGGGTGAGACGATTAAACAGTCGATTGAAGCCGTGAGCAAATTAAATGCTGATGGACGCGTCGCAACGCTGGACCATCTTGGCGAATTTGTATTTAGCGAAGCGGAAGCAGCCGAATCCGCTGACATGTGCATTCAGACGCTGGATGCGATCGCAAGCTCAGGCGTGCAATCGAACATGTCGCTCAAGATGACATCACTCGGACTTGATATCAGCAAAGAGCTATGCGTGAGCAATATGAGACGCATCCTGAACCGGGCAAAAATGCACAATAATTTCGTGCGCATCGATATGGAAGATTATGCTCACTGCCAAGTGTCGCTTGATATTTATCGCGAGCTTCGCCAGGAGTTCGATAATGTCGGCATCGTAATCCAGGCTTATCTGTTCCGCACCGAGCAAGACATCGCGGATCTGAACGAACTAAAAGCAAACCTTCGGCTCGTGAAAGGCGCATATAAAGAGTCGCCTGAGGTTGCTTTTCCAGAGAAGAAGGACGTCGATGAGAATCTCAAACGCATCATCAAGCAGCATTTACTAAATGGCAATTATACAGCCGTTGCTTCCCACGACGAGGCGATTATTAATTATACGAAAGCGCTTGTACAAGAGCATGGCATCGCGAAGGACCGCTTCGAGTTCCAGATGCTGTACGGCATCTGCGAAGATTTGCAGAAGCAGCTCACTGAGGAAGGCTACAAGGTTCGCGTCTATGTCCCTTACGGCGTCGATTGGTTCGGATATTTCATGCGCCGCCTTGCGGAGCGTCCGGCCAATGTATGGTTCGTGCTGAAGAACATGTTCAAATAA
- a CDS encoding sigma-54 interaction domain-containing protein, translated as MFKIEQQYLYINFITLSTRATIEQLLQALTDKSAAIIELAGETDRAILVTPEERPIIERCFTDHDMDAAEALRDFPYFATICNSSVDLHSELQLQNDRPLVIRADHSDTIIGYVPLHKLLTHSMKEQQRWSAYFWALAETVTEAVTVVDRSGEVICWNPVAEDIYHLPKADILGRRIGEHFEKETLMVLKILDEGRLIRNSYHRPRSDTHVLINASPVRDADGTIIGGIAAEQDITQLVKLNEELTSAHTYAHQHRTANTELFSLVKGKGPAIFRVMQWARKVAAADTPVLLIGESGVGKEQLAQIIHNSSPRAEQAFLSVNCGIVPMGLLESELFGFQGGAFTGSEAGQAGKLELAKDGTLFMNEIDRLSLELQAKLYHYLSQQTIVRSGGNKPIALRTRIIAASTQDLAAKVEKGTFRADLYYALNVVSIAIPPLRERIEDIPAMIQMYLKQFSLQYQKPLPSLSPEVLLAFSNYSWPGNILELRNVLERCIILCDDDIITLDHLPPILQAKQPSLVLQQLSDPGLVAAAAGGSENRQRTAVVTEADEQALIHEALAKTAGNKSAAAKLLGVSRGTLYNKMKEFGLE; from the coding sequence ATGTTCAAAATTGAACAACAATACTTGTACATCAACTTCATTACACTTTCAACTCGCGCAACAATTGAACAATTGCTTCAAGCGCTAACCGACAAGTCGGCAGCAATTATCGAGCTTGCAGGCGAAACAGATCGCGCCATCCTCGTAACGCCTGAGGAGCGCCCTATTATAGAACGCTGCTTTACGGATCATGATATGGATGCTGCGGAAGCGCTGCGGGACTTCCCGTACTTCGCGACCATTTGCAACAGCTCCGTTGATTTGCATTCAGAGCTTCAGCTGCAGAACGATCGTCCATTAGTCATTCGGGCGGATCACAGTGATACGATAATTGGCTACGTGCCGCTTCATAAGCTGCTAACCCACAGTATGAAAGAACAACAGCGTTGGTCAGCCTATTTCTGGGCATTGGCAGAGACGGTTACAGAAGCGGTTACTGTCGTTGATCGGAGCGGCGAGGTTATTTGCTGGAATCCGGTTGCCGAAGATATTTATCATTTGCCTAAAGCAGATATTTTGGGACGCCGAATCGGGGAACACTTCGAGAAAGAAACGCTTATGGTGCTCAAAATTCTTGATGAAGGCAGACTCATTCGCAATTCCTATCATCGTCCGCGCTCGGATACACATGTTCTTATTAATGCTTCTCCGGTTCGGGATGCGGATGGGACGATCATCGGCGGGATCGCGGCTGAGCAGGACATTACGCAGCTGGTGAAACTGAATGAAGAGCTGACGAGCGCCCACACCTACGCCCATCAGCATCGGACGGCGAACACGGAATTGTTCTCTCTTGTCAAAGGAAAAGGCCCTGCCATCTTCCGCGTCATGCAGTGGGCACGCAAGGTTGCGGCCGCTGACACCCCTGTACTGCTCATCGGCGAGAGCGGAGTCGGCAAGGAGCAGCTCGCGCAGATCATTCACAACTCCAGCCCGCGCGCGGAGCAGGCTTTCCTGTCTGTCAACTGCGGCATCGTGCCGATGGGTCTGCTCGAGTCCGAGCTATTCGGCTTCCAAGGCGGCGCATTTACCGGCAGCGAAGCTGGACAGGCAGGAAAGCTAGAGCTTGCGAAGGATGGCACATTGTTCATGAATGAGATTGACCGCCTGTCGCTTGAGCTTCAGGCGAAGCTGTATCATTATCTGTCGCAGCAGACGATTGTACGCTCTGGCGGCAATAAACCCATTGCGCTGCGCACTCGTATTATAGCGGCATCGACGCAGGATCTCGCCGCTAAGGTCGAGAAAGGCACATTCCGTGCTGATCTTTATTACGCGCTTAATGTCGTATCTATTGCGATTCCACCGCTGCGCGAGCGGATCGAAGACATTCCTGCGATGATTCAAATGTACTTGAAGCAATTCTCGCTGCAATATCAGAAGCCGCTCCCTTCCCTGTCGCCGGAAGTGCTGCTCGCCTTCTCGAACTACAGCTGGCCAGGCAACATTCTCGAGCTGCGCAATGTGCTTGAGCGTTGCATCATTCTGTGCGATGACGACATCATTACGCTCGATCATCTGCCGCCAATCCTGCAAGCGAAGCAGCCTAGCTTAGTGCTTCAGCAATTGAGTGATCCTGGCCTCGTCGCAGCGGCTGCCGGAGGTTCTGAGAATCGGCAGCGCACGGCTGTCGTCACCGAAGCAGATGAGCAGGCACTCATTCATGAGGCTTTGGCGAAGACCGCTGGCAATAAAAGCGCGGCCGCGAAGCTGCTCGGCGTCTCACGAGGCACGCTGTACAATAAGATGAAAGAGTTCGGTCTTGAATAG
- the rocF gene encoding arginase → MTESMNTASRTKKLSLIHVPFGLGAGRPGTEEGPESMVQIGLMRQLRKTAFEVASEHKVKVPAHPAAANGEQSGGVKHLAEVKEMGTLVAEQVSLEASKGHLPLVLGGDHSVTIGALAGMAAQAGKLGVIYFDAHPGLQTEESHPLGRLGSMSLAVALGKAKLKLAELNRDARENAIDKANVVLIGVRDVEPEERAIIKAEGITVFTMHEIDRMGIEKVISKALEIAGNGTDGIHVSFSADCLDPIEAPGVDMQVPGGLTYREAHFACELLAETGLIRSIDVVEVNSKLDESRRTARLAIGLIASLLGKRIL, encoded by the coding sequence ATGACAGAATCGATGAACACAGCAAGCCGCACGAAGAAGCTAAGCTTAATTCATGTGCCTTTTGGCCTTGGAGCCGGCCGTCCCGGGACGGAAGAAGGACCGGAGAGCATGGTGCAGATCGGCCTTATGAGGCAGCTTCGCAAAACCGCTTTCGAAGTTGCAAGCGAGCACAAAGTGAAAGTACCCGCACATCCAGCGGCGGCGAACGGAGAGCAGAGCGGCGGCGTGAAACATCTCGCTGAAGTGAAAGAGATGGGCACGCTGGTTGCTGAGCAAGTGTCGCTTGAAGCGAGCAAAGGACATCTGCCACTCGTTCTTGGCGGTGACCACAGTGTAACGATTGGCGCACTTGCCGGAATGGCGGCACAAGCAGGAAAGCTCGGCGTCATTTACTTTGATGCGCACCCGGGCTTGCAGACGGAAGAGTCGCATCCGCTGGGTAGACTTGGCAGCATGTCGCTTGCAGTTGCGCTAGGCAAAGCGAAGCTGAAGCTGGCAGAACTGAATCGAGATGCGCGCGAGAATGCGATCGACAAAGCGAACGTTGTCTTGATCGGCGTGCGCGATGTGGAGCCGGAAGAGCGTGCGATTATAAAGGCAGAGGGAATTACCGTATTCACCATGCACGAGATTGACCGCATGGGCATCGAGAAAGTAATCTCGAAGGCGCTTGAAATTGCCGGCAACGGCACGGATGGGATTCATGTCAGCTTCTCGGCGGACTGTCTCGACCCAATTGAAGCGCCAGGTGTTGATATGCAGGTTCCGGGTGGTTTGACGTACCGCGAAGCACATTTTGCATGCGAGCTGCTTGCAGAAACCGGCCTCATTCGTTCCATCGACGTTGTCGAAGTGAATTCCAAGCTGGATGAGAGCAGACGTACAGCTCGCCTTGCTATCGGGCTTATTGCATCGCTGCTTGGCAAACGTATTCTGTAG
- a CDS encoding ornithine--oxo-acid transaminase: protein METTTSRIIEQTERFGAHNYHPLPIVISKAEGVWVEDPEGNKFMDMLSAYSALNHGHRHPRIIAALKEQADKVTLTSRAFHNDQLGLFYEKLTKLTGKSMILPMNTGAEAVETALKAVRRWAYSVKQVPENQAEIIVCEGNFHGRTITVTSFSSSDEYKQGFGPFTPGFKIIPYGDIEALKAAITPNTAAFLVEPIQGEAGIVMPPEGFLKQASELCKANNVLLVADEIQTGFGRTGKMFASDWEAVIPDMYIMGKALGGGVFPISAVAANEDILGVFDPGSHGSTFGGNPLGCAVAIAALDVLQDEELVKRSNELGNYFIEQLRGISSSAIKEVRGRGLFIGVELHGEARPYCEKLKELGILCKETHETTIRFAPPLTITKEQLDWAILRIKQLF from the coding sequence ATGGAAACGACAACTAGCCGCATTATCGAGCAAACGGAGCGTTTTGGCGCGCATAACTATCATCCGCTGCCGATTGTCATATCGAAGGCTGAAGGCGTGTGGGTCGAGGATCCGGAAGGGAACAAGTTCATGGATATGCTGAGCGCTTACTCGGCGCTTAACCATGGTCACAGGCATCCGCGGATTATTGCGGCGTTGAAAGAGCAGGCAGACAAAGTAACGCTCACCTCGCGTGCGTTCCATAACGACCAGCTCGGGCTGTTCTATGAGAAGTTAACCAAGCTTACGGGCAAAAGCATGATTTTGCCGATGAACACAGGCGCGGAGGCGGTAGAAACGGCGCTGAAGGCGGTTCGCCGCTGGGCTTACAGTGTGAAACAGGTGCCGGAGAATCAAGCGGAAATTATCGTGTGCGAAGGCAATTTCCACGGACGGACGATTACGGTCACATCGTTCTCCTCCTCGGATGAATACAAGCAAGGCTTCGGTCCATTTACGCCAGGGTTCAAGATCATCCCTTACGGTGACATCGAAGCTCTCAAGGCCGCGATTACGCCGAATACGGCTGCTTTTCTGGTCGAGCCGATTCAAGGGGAAGCCGGCATCGTGATGCCGCCGGAGGGCTTCCTCAAACAAGCGTCGGAGCTGTGCAAAGCGAACAATGTGCTGCTCGTGGCGGATGAAATCCAGACTGGCTTCGGACGTACGGGCAAAATGTTCGCGAGCGACTGGGAAGCGGTCATCCCTGACATGTACATCATGGGCAAAGCGCTCGGCGGCGGCGTTTTCCCAATCTCGGCTGTAGCCGCGAACGAGGACATTCTCGGCGTATTCGATCCCGGCTCGCATGGATCTACTTTTGGCGGTAACCCGCTCGGCTGTGCGGTAGCGATTGCAGCGCTTGACGTGCTGCAGGACGAGGAACTGGTGAAGCGCTCGAATGAGCTCGGGAATTATTTTATTGAACAATTGCGTGGAATCAGCAGCTCCGCCATTAAAGAAGTGCGCGGCAGAGGCTTGTTCATCGGGGTTGAATTGCACGGAGAAGCACGTCCCTATTGCGAGAAGCTGAAAGAACTTGGTATTCTATGCAAAGAAACACATGAGACGACCATTCGCTTCGCGCCTCCGCTTACGATAACGAAGGAGCAGCTCGATTGGGCGATCTTGCGCATTAAACAGCTTTTCTAA
- the rocF gene encoding arginase, which produces MNAVKNNNISIIGVPLQYGADRKGVDLGPDAIRGANLHERLKALGFNIDDLGDLTVHRILTAPQEGEKLKHLSEIARVNQELCERVSSEMGKGQFPLVLGGDHSIAIGTIKGVLQHVKRLGVIWFDAHTDVNTHETTSSGNIHGMSLAAALGYGHPDLVNIGGAENKLRPENVVIIGARSIDPGERTFLKEKGIKVFTMHDIDRNGMKQVMEEAIEIVTNGTDGVHLSLDLDGMDPGVAPGVGTPVNGGMSYRESHFAMELLFERNILVSAEFVEVNPMLDQHNITAVAAVELIGSVFGERIL; this is translated from the coding sequence ATGAACGCGGTGAAAAATAACAACATTTCCATTATTGGTGTACCGCTGCAATACGGTGCAGACCGTAAGGGCGTAGACCTCGGCCCGGATGCGATCCGCGGAGCGAATTTGCATGAACGACTGAAAGCGCTTGGCTTTAACATAGATGATTTAGGCGACCTCACAGTCCATCGGATCCTCACTGCTCCTCAAGAAGGAGAGAAGCTGAAGCACCTCAGCGAGATCGCGCGTGTCAACCAGGAGCTATGCGAGCGCGTATCCAGCGAAATGGGCAAAGGCCAATTCCCGCTCGTACTCGGCGGTGACCATAGCATTGCGATTGGAACGATCAAAGGCGTGCTGCAGCACGTGAAACGGCTCGGAGTTATATGGTTTGACGCGCATACGGACGTGAACACGCATGAGACGACCAGCTCCGGCAACATTCATGGCATGTCGCTAGCTGCGGCGCTCGGATACGGACATCCCGATCTCGTTAACATTGGCGGGGCCGAGAACAAGCTGCGTCCGGAAAATGTCGTCATTATCGGCGCGCGCTCCATCGATCCAGGCGAGCGCACGTTCCTGAAGGAGAAAGGGATCAAAGTCTTCACAATGCACGACATCGATCGCAATGGCATGAAGCAGGTGATGGAGGAAGCGATCGAGATCGTCACGAACGGCACCGACGGCGTCCACCTGAGTCTTGACCTCGACGGCATGGACCCGGGCGTAGCGCCTGGTGTAGGCACTCCGGTGAACGGGGGTATGTCGTACCGGGAGAGCCATTTTGCAATGGAGCTGCTGTTTGAACGGAATATTCTTGTGTCCGCAGAGTTTGTGGAAGTGAACCCGATGCTCGATCAGCACAATATTACGGCGGTGGCGGCGGTCGAATTGATCGGCTCTGTTTTTGGCGAACGTATCCTGTAG
- a CDS encoding LysR family transcriptional regulator, giving the protein MDFKKYKTFQVVADTLNLTRAADQLGYTQPTITLQLQSLESELGVTLLDRVGKKTYLTPAGKVVKQYVDQTFALMDEMEAELRKLEDPHGLLTVAAPEIYCTQYLSLIIHSYISENPKVKLQLFSCDSNDAMKKVAVGEADLAIIAGPCDSPQMESMPLGKEDLVLVTTKELFEQHDTRELLESYPFITYKSGSNIQRLVNECLKDYGITPDKYIECVSDETIKRTVMYHTGTALLGSALVEEELRKGTLAEIHRFPGVIETSMVILKKRADEQNIRSFSEIVQRIWKEWG; this is encoded by the coding sequence ATGGATTTCAAGAAATATAAGACTTTTCAGGTAGTTGCCGATACGCTTAACTTAACGAGAGCGGCGGATCAGCTTGGTTACACGCAGCCGACCATCACGCTGCAGCTCCAATCACTGGAGAGCGAGCTCGGTGTGACGCTGCTTGACCGGGTGGGGAAGAAGACGTATTTGACGCCAGCGGGCAAAGTTGTGAAGCAGTATGTGGATCAGACATTTGCGCTCATGGATGAAATGGAAGCCGAACTGCGCAAGCTTGAGGACCCCCACGGCTTGCTTACCGTTGCTGCGCCTGAAATTTATTGCACGCAATATCTGTCGCTCATCATCCATTCCTATATCTCGGAAAATCCGAAGGTAAAGCTGCAGCTATTCTCTTGTGACAGCAACGATGCGATGAAGAAGGTCGCGGTGGGCGAAGCGGACTTGGCGATCATCGCAGGACCATGCGACTCCCCGCAGATGGAATCGATGCCGCTCGGCAAAGAAGATCTTGTGCTCGTTACGACGAAAGAGCTCTTCGAGCAGCACGACACGCGGGAGCTGCTGGAGTCGTATCCGTTCATCACGTACAAGTCGGGTTCCAACATCCAGCGGCTGGTCAACGAATGCTTGAAGGATTACGGCATCACGCCGGACAAATACATCGAATGTGTATCCGACGAGACGATCAAGCGGACCGTAATGTACCATACAGGCACGGCACTCCTCGGATCAGCACTCGTCGAGGAAGAGCTTCGCAAAGGTACGCTCGCCGAGATCCACCGCTTCCCCGGTGTGATCGAAACGTCCATGGTCATCCTCAAAAAACGTGCCGACGAGCAAAACATCCGTTCCTTCTCCGAAATCGTACAGCGGATTTGGAAGGAATGGGGATAA
- a CDS encoding DUF6886 family protein encodes MLYHFSEDPNITVFTPRQLDYRLDEPAMVWSIDAFHGVHYYFPRDCPRICLWPMEGTTTEDRMRFFGMANTDRLMAIESAWLERLRTTVLYRYSFDEADFELYEANAGYYTATKEVKPVSVERMDNLLQWIVNAGVELRVTPSLQQLRDAVIGSTVNFSMIRMRNAILT; translated from the coding sequence TTGCTGTATCATTTTAGCGAAGACCCGAATATCACGGTGTTTACGCCGAGACAGCTGGATTACCGGCTTGACGAACCGGCGATGGTATGGTCAATTGACGCTTTCCATGGGGTTCATTACTACTTTCCGCGGGATTGTCCGCGAATCTGTTTATGGCCGATGGAGGGAACGACTACGGAGGATCGAATGCGGTTCTTCGGAATGGCAAATACGGATCGGCTGATGGCGATCGAGTCTGCTTGGCTGGAACGACTGCGGACAACGGTGTTGTATCGGTACTCCTTCGATGAAGCGGATTTCGAGTTGTACGAAGCGAATGCAGGATACTATACGGCGACGAAGGAAGTGAAGCCGGTATCGGTTGAACGCATGGATAACCTGCTTCAATGGATCGTGAATGCTGGTGTGGAGCTTCGCGTGACGCCGAGCTTGCAGCAGCTTCGTGATGCTGTGATTGGATCGACGGTTAATTTCTCTATGATTCGAATGCGAAATGCAATCCTAACGTGA
- a CDS encoding HesB/YadR/YfhF family protein, whose product MKIVVEQSAARWYMRELDLTSGDHLRIFVRLGGSGSVQPGFSLGVMKDTPRNPGLHQVVEGITFYMEEDNLWYLEEKDLYLRFNDHEDDILMEIG is encoded by the coding sequence ATGAAAATTGTGGTAGAACAGTCGGCTGCACGCTGGTACATGAGAGAGTTGGATTTAACTAGTGGCGATCATTTGCGGATATTCGTTCGGTTAGGTGGCAGCGGCAGTGTTCAACCTGGATTTTCGCTCGGAGTGATGAAGGATACACCTCGAAATCCAGGCCTTCATCAGGTTGTGGAAGGGATTACGTTCTACATGGAAGAAGACAATTTATGGTACTTGGAAGAAAAGGATCTTTACCTGCGATTTAATGATCATGAAGATGATATTTTGATGGAAATCGGATAA